From one Lycium barbarum isolate Lr01 chromosome 6, ASM1917538v2, whole genome shotgun sequence genomic stretch:
- the LOC132644570 gene encoding uncharacterized protein LOC132644570, with amino-acid sequence MVLVDLVFHHGGVWIRDPKLLYSMKNVHKWEGYDPDLLSYIDIVNEYKNSLGFVGVQQLIVSVPSGKYYEIEGDDGIRTLLSFVNGEFDVINLFAVEDNELSVDVENIKVNDAAIDCSSYGTDNGSNDGADESDYDSAQMEAFAKERNRTINAKLSNYKDLHKFMTFKGIDEGRRYMSLYALCHGYNFTLKKSDPLRVRYTCKKECNFVCLISGEKNVAGVSVKTLKGEHKCEPSFENHSVKANTIAYYFKEKVQGNPKYKIKDMRADLKTTFNINASFGKAKRAKRMILEDLEGGFVDDYKKLVGYVNALKESNPGSDIILKVSKAALAEGKRRFLRMYICFDALKKGFRAGLRPFIGLDGTFLKGKAKGQILTAVAQDSMNHFYPIAWAVVYKETKAAWLWFLELLGKSLNFNNGEGITLVSDMQKGLIEAVQQALPAALHRFCVKHIEANWRKKGKKTKEMTKVLWWCVWSTYREELDGHLKTLGDLSEEAKDHLLDYPIETWCRTFFDTVCKNQKVENNLVESFNSWILVPRHKAIIGMLEEIRIKVMEMVSNNEEEVLTWATEWSPESIQMYNEFQKIATRCTLHFNGDYGFEVSEGNDKHIVNLSIKKCTCRVWDLTGIPCPHAIKALHYKKLDPLKEIHWWYSKEAYLLTYHHKLQPVPGPKF; translated from the exons ATGGTTTTGGTTGATTTGGTATTTCACCATGGTGGTGTATGGATAAGAGATCCAAAACTGCTATATTCTATGAAGAATGTTCACAAATGGGAAGGTTATGATCCtgatctcttatcttatatagatatcgttaatgaatacaaaaatagtTTAGGGTTTGTGGGTGTTCAACAACTGATTGTGTCTGTCCCTTCTGGAAAATATTATGAAATAGAAGGTGATGATGGGATTAGGACATTATTGTCTTTTGTTAATGGTGAGTTTGATGTGATAAACCTATTTGCTGTTGAGGATAATGAATTGTCTGTTGATGTTGAGAACATAAAGGTTAATGATGCAGCTATAGACTGTAGCTCTTATGGTACTGATAATGGTAGTAATGATGGGGCTGATGAATCTGATTATGATAGTGCACAGATGGAGGCTTTTGCAAAAGAAAGAAATAGAACAATCAATGCAAAGTTGTCTAATTATAAGGACTTACACAAATTTATGACATTCAAAGGTATAGATGAAGGTAGGAGATACATGAGCTTATATGCATTGTGCCATGGTTATAATTTTACTTTGAAAAAAAGTGATCCATTAAGGGTTAGGTATACCTGTAAAAAAGAATGCAACTTTGTGTGTCTAATTTCTGGTGAAAAAAATGTTGCTGGTGTTAGTGTGAAAACACTAAAAGGAGAACATAAGTGTGAACCTTCCTTTGAAAACCATAGTGTTAAGGCAAATACAATTGCATACTACTTCAAGGAAAAGGTACAAGGTAACCccaaatataagattaaagataTGAGAGCTGATCTTAAAACAACTTTTAACATTAATGCTTCCTTTGGTAAGGCTAAGAGAGCCAAAAGAATGATTTTGGAAGATTTGGAAGGTGGTTTCGTTGATGATTATAAAAAGCTTGTTGGATATGTAAATGCCTTGAAGGAGAGTAATCCAGGAAGTGATATCATCCTCAAGGTTTCAAAAGCTGCACTTGCAGAAGGCAAACGAAGATTTTTGAGGATGTACATTTGTTTTGATGCTCTGAAGAAGGGGTTTAGAGCAGGACTGAGACCCTTTATTGGCTTGGATGGGACCTTTTTGAAAGGTAAAGCCAAAGGTCAAATATTAACTGCTGTTGCTCAAGACTCAATGAACCACTTTTATCCCATTGCTTGGGCTGTTGTTTACAAAGAAACCAAAGCTGCTTGGCTTTGGTTCTTGGAATTGCTTGGGAAGTCTCTAAACTTCAACAATGGAGAAGGGATCACATTAGTCTCAGACATGCaaaag GGACTAATTGAGGCAGTCCAACAAGCTCTACCTGCTGCTTTGCATAGGTTTTGTGTGAAACACATAGAAGCTAATTGGAGAAAGAAAGGGAAGAAAACCAAAGAAATGACTAAGGTTCTTTGGTGGTGTGTATGGAGCACCTATAGAGAGGAGTTGGATGGTCATCTGAAGACATTGGGTGATTTGTCAGAAGAAGCCAAAGACCACTTGTTGGATTACCCAATAGAAACTTGGTGTAGGACTTTCTTTGACACAGTTTGCAAGAATCAGAAAGTGGAAAACAACTTGGTTGAATCATTCAACTCCTGGATATTGGTACCTAGACACAAAGCTATCATTGGGATGCTTGAGGAAATAAGAATAAAGGTGATGGAGATGGTGAGCAACAATGAAGAAGAGGTGTTGACTTGGGCTACTGAATGGAGTCCAGAATCTATACAAATGTACAATGAATTTCAGAAGATTGCTACTAGGTGTACTTTACATTTCAATGGGGATTATGGGTTTGAGGTGAGTGAAGGGAATGACAAGCACATTGTCAATTTGTCTATTAAGAAGTGCACTTGCAGGGTGTGGGACCTCACTGGAATCCCATGTCCCCATGCAATCAAGGCACTTCATTACAAGAAGCTTGATCCCTTGAAAGAGATCCACTGGTGGTACTCAAAAGAAGCATATCTCTTGACTTATCATCACAAGTTACAACCAGTTCCAGGACCAAAGTTCTAG
- the LOC132598524 gene encoding hydrophobic protein RCI2B, with protein MGTATFIDILLAILLPPLGVFLKFGCEVEFWICVLLTLFGWLPGIIYAIWVLTK; from the exons ATGGGCACAGCAACATTCATAGACATTCTTCTGGCCATCCTCCTGCCTCCTCTTGGTGTTTTCCTCAAGTTTGGCTGCGAG GTGGAGTTCTGGATCTGTGTTTTGTTGACTCTCTTTGGTTGGCTACCTGGTATTATCTATGCCATTTGGGTCCTCACTAAGTGA
- the LOC132598525 gene encoding hydrophobic protein LTI6A, with translation MSDSTMTCIDILLAIILPPLGVFLKFGCQVEFWICVLLTLFGWLPGIIYAIWVLTK, from the exons atgAGTGACAGTACAATGACATGCATTGACATTCTTTTGGCAATCATCTTGCCTCCCCTTGGTGTTTTTCTCAAGTTTGGCTGCCAG GTGGAGTTCTGGATCTGTGTTTTGTTGACTCTCTTTGGATGGCTACCTGGTATTATCTATGCCATTTGGGTCCTCACCAAGTGA